The window TCGACTCCAAGCAGGCCCTGATCGAGTCCGTGATCACGACGATCACCGAGCACTCCGTCACGGTGGTCAGGGAGGCGATCAGGCCGCAGGCCACCCTTCGGGAGACCGTCCGGGCCGGCTTCCAGGCCTACTGGGACCATGTGTCCGCGCATCCCGGCGAGCACATGCTCACGTACGAGCTGACGCAGTACGCCCTGCGTCAGCCGGGGTTCGAGCATCTGGCACGGCGGCAGTACCAGCTGTACTGCGACACCTATACCGAGCTCGTCGAAGAGCTCGCCCGCGGCATGGACTTCGAACTCCGCGTCCCGGCCCCCGTGCTGGCCCGCTATCTGGCCGCCATGACCGACGGGCTGACCCTGAACTTCCTCGTGCTGGGCGACGACGCGGCCTGGGCCGACATCCTCGACACGATCACCGACCATGTCGCGGGGCTCGTTCGCGATGCGGACGAACTCCGGCCCCGTACGGGATCCGGGCCCGCCGGTTCCTCTTATTCGTCCCCCTGATGTGCCCCTTTACAAAAGGCCACTTGAGTGACGAAAGGCAATTCCAGTAAATGCAGCATGCATCAACATTGTTTCACCCAACGCCTCTTTGTGCTCCTGTGCGCCCCCAAGGAAAGTTGATCTGGGGAGCCGACAGCCGTTGAACTGGGCAGGACATGACTCAAGCACCGAGCCGGTGGCACGTTCACCGATTTACGTGAGTCGACTGAGGCAGGTGGTATTCGATGAGCGACGCCATGCCCGGACCGGATCGACTATGGACCGTGGGCACTGCGCCAGGCATATTCCCGAGCATCAGCCACGGTATCGCTTTGTTCCGTCGGCCGTTGGCTTTTCTGAATTCCCTGCCCGCCCGGGGTGATCTGGTCGAGTTACGCCTGGGCCCGCTGCGGGCCTGGATGGTGTGCCACCCGGAGCTGGTCCACCGCATGCTCATGGACCCGCGCACCTTCGACAAGGGAGGTTCGCAGTACGACAGGCTCCGGGCCCTGATGGGTGACGGTCTGGTCACCTGCCGCCAGGAGGCGCACCGACGGCAGCGCACCCTGCTCCAGCCGGGCTTCCGCGCCTCCCGCGTCGCCGACCACACGGAACTGATGGGCGAGGAGGCCGAGTCGGTGTGCCGGGCATGGCGGGCCGGGCAGCGGATCGACGTCAGCGCGGCGATGATGGCCCTGACGACAAGGGTGACCAGCCGCGTCCTCCTCTCGGACTCGCTCGACGCCGCCAGGGCCGCCCAGATGCGCAGCGCCCTCGGCACCATCGTCCGTGGCCTGTTCGTCCGCACGGTCGTGCCGGTCGACGCCCCGTTCCGTGTCCCCACACCGGCGAACCGTCGCTATCGGCGTGCGGTCGACCGTCTGCACGGGATCATCGACTCCGTCATCGCGGAACGACGGCGGGGCGCTCCCCGCGACGACGTGCTGGGGACGCTGCTGGCCGCCGCGCGCGAAGGAGGCGAGGACCCGGCGGTCACCGAACAGGAGGTCCACGACCAGCTCATCACGCTCCTGATCACCGGCGTGGAGACCACCGCA is drawn from Streptomyces liliifuscus and contains these coding sequences:
- a CDS encoding cytochrome P450; this encodes MAFLNSLPARGDLVELRLGPLRAWMVCHPELVHRMLMDPRTFDKGGSQYDRLRALMGDGLVTCRQEAHRRQRTLLQPGFRASRVADHTELMGEEAESVCRAWRAGQRIDVSAAMMALTTRVTSRVLLSDSLDAARAAQMRSALGTIVRGLFVRTVVPVDAPFRVPTPANRRYRRAVDRLHGIIDSVIAERRRGAPRDDVLGTLLAAAREGGEDPAVTEQEVHDQLITLLITGVETTALCLASAFSLLAQHPETEGHLHSEVDTVLGGRRPGLDDLPRLAYTRSAVTETLRHSPPGWLFTRVTTRETEFAGCRLPRGATVLYSPYLLHHDPASFPDPELFLPERWLPGSERITAAQHRAMLPFATGSRKCIGDSFAMAEATVAVATISSHWRLRHPPGPVGQPRPAVTLGPRSLPMICEPRSHIPVGTPPRARSLAPRTTVTSRAQDPRTAGDNGVDNA
- a CDS encoding TetR/AcrR family transcriptional regulator, with the protein product MARMPSAERRRQLTEAAIRAMTRDGVSRTTTRSIAAEAGLSLSVFHYCFDSKQALIESVITTITEHSVTVVREAIRPQATLRETVRAGFQAYWDHVSAHPGEHMLTYELTQYALRQPGFEHLARRQYQLYCDTYTELVEELARGMDFELRVPAPVLARYLAAMTDGLTLNFLVLGDDAAWADILDTITDHVAGLVRDADELRPRTGSGPAGSSYSSP